CTATTAACCCATATAGATATAGAACACTGTAGAGATCTAACATGAGCTGGTCAATTAACATGATATTAATACAAGTCAATTAAACTATATACTGTCTTAGCTCACTTCAAATATTCAACATAACATTATAACTGGAAATCATCATAACAAAATACTTTTATGCTCTAAACAAACAGACTACACCTACCCAATATGAAATGATTACTGGAtgtgataataatataatatgtcatGTGATAGTAATATAATTCTATTTCATTCTGGACATAAGAAAACAAATTCTATGTATGATTACTGACAATAAGTCCACTTCAAAGTTTTTTTATGgctttggtttaatttgttagTTCTGATACATTTTATAGGTTTTCAGTTCatctaaatatatgtataatacaaatgtaaatGGTTTTGATATAAAACATGCAATAAATTTAGATTGAGCCTGTGCAGTCACAGTAAAAGCTGTAATTGGGTAATGTGCGTGGTTTCAGATTATTGAATTTACGCTTTGCAACATTTTTATCATGGTTAATGACGTTAACCACAACTTCCCAAAATTACTGTATAAAAATTGAGAATGCCGGCGTCTCAATACTAAGGACACATCTGTGAAGACCTTCAGAATCGTGAAGGCCTAAAGGGTTCAAATCTCTGGAAAGGTAAAACAACCACAGTAACATGTCAGCTCTGAGAACCAATGAGAAGGGCTTGAAATGATTGCTGTTCATTCTTCTCAACAGACATGTTCCGTCTCCTGTTGCTGCTTTTGGTGGGGACCATCTATGCTCAAGAATCTGGTGAGCTGACAATCTATACAGTCTCCATGTATTAGGTGTTTCACTTACTGAGAGTATTTGTGTTGTACTTTTTCTTTATAGATGGGCTCAATGTTATATCTACTGTTCCTCAGAATAAATCTCCCTCTTCTTTTCATTTACTTTAATTGCAATAGAAAATATCAATTACTAGTAACACTAAGACAGTGACCTAGTTAGTGGTAAATGCTTTAACTTTTCAGAGGATTGGGCTCAGAATGATTTTGATTTTACAGAAACAACTGATCAGTGTGACTTAGAAGAAACAGCTGATCCAGACTGCCAAGAGGATGGAAGTGACCTGACAGATGACCTGCTGACCTCCGACCTAAGCCTATGCCACAACGCAACAGTAGAGAAAGGAACGGGTCATACTGATATCTGTCCTGACAAAGGCACCTGCTCCTTTCATGTTTTTTCTATAAGAAGATTTTTCGGGAGGGCTCAGGTTTGTATGATTACTGAGGGCCATTATTGAATGAAGGCTTGTCTTTCAGGTAgctgtaaaatatgtttattgtataGCGTTAAACTATTCAAAATCAAGTTTAATTACGGAGAAAAATACGTTTTGATTAATTtccttatttttaattatttttctgtaaATGTGACTTAAAGCAAAACATGAACAGCAAAGACGACAATGAATCAGATATCGTCATGCCATTCAAACATTCAAATTGTGATTTTACCAATTTTAACACAATGTTCACTTgttccgtctctgcctccgttctccccctttcctcctcctacccttgcgtctctgtccgtcctaccatccccttagattgtatgccccttcgagcagggcctcctctcctcctgttctccaccatgttaactctgctctccagctccttgtctcttccctgaggtcctcctgcccttctacccctccatttaccccgctgggggctctcacctctcatctagctgtacattgagcttccgagttactgtgttttttgttaactttaccgtgctgtctcaccctgtattgtgtttctgtctgtctctgtatggcgctacggatacctagtggcgccctataaataaaaattaataataataataataataaaaggacaaAACCCTATTTAAAAGGTAAAAATGGTTACTCATGGTTAGACCCTAAGGGACTGGGTCATTACGGAGAGCAAAGCAAGAGAAGAGGAGTATAATtgatcctggataaaccatgttacaatgcaaagggtgcatatTGGTTTATTagtttccacataagttaaatactggatgttttttcatgtagcacacaaatacttgatagctttattttacatgaaaaaacaatcagtatttaacttatgtgcaaaacagaaatctagtttgcaccccttgcattgtgacatggttttgtccaggagactgaaataagatacctcttcatgtaagatccttaatgaatcaggcccctaattacTATATCACACACTGCAGTTGTCACAAAGTAGAATTAGTCTATTTTAATCCACTAGAGTTTCACAATAGTTATTATGCTAGTACACAAAACCAAACAAAGAACATTTTAAACATCAGACAATCTTAGCGTTAACATTTCACGCATTAACATTTGTCAAAGGATAAGTGACCCAAATTAGTTAGAATTATTAGcagttgtatatttatttttgggtCCTTGTTAAAGAAATACAcatgttattatttgtttttacaccAGCCTTTCTTCTCTAGTTTCTGCTTCCAAGCTCCACACATAATATAGGGATTAGCACTTCTGTCACCCCATATGCAGTCAATGCTCGAAGTCAGAGGGCAACTAACACGAGGGACACAAAGCTTAATGATTTACTACATATAATAACAAGTCGTTACCTGAAGTATTACTCATAGCTAGTTGTGTTTTACTTCATCTAATTCTGCTACACATCCACTGTGAAATGCCTTCAAACTTTACGATTTAACTCCTAAAGTGGATGGGGCCTGTTTTTCTGACTGtagatttgttgtttttttagtttgTATGATTTTACTTTGCTTTGCCAAAATAATCCTTTCTGACTGTAGATAGTTGTTATTGCTTCTTTTATCTATTTTGCTGTATTTTGCCATTGCCAAAATAATCCTTGAAACAAAAACCTGTTTGGGGTAAACATAGATAACTGTGACCTATCGTAGTTGGACATGGAGAATATGGAACCACAGCCATCTATCATATTGATTAATTTTGTCTACTAGTCCACTATTTCATTTAAAACACAATGCCTTTTTTCCAGAGGAACACATTTTTTTCATTCTATTCCTTAATCTATAAATGAACACAGCACTCTTTAAACACAATTTACAATAATACAGAGCATTTTATTAAAAGTTCTTCTGAACTAACTACCAATATGAGGTCAATAAAGGTATTCCTTAACCCCCTATTAATGACACTTTGCTACATTTCTATTTAGAGTTATTTTGGCTTTAAGTAccaaaaaaatcattttttttttgtaaaccatCTGACATTTATTTCACTGCACCCCAAAAAAGTGTCTTACCCATCTATAGGGATTTTTTTCCTGAAAACCATTTAGAATATTTGAAAATGATTTAGGATGATTGGAATCATTTAATGCTATAGATTGAATAGtagatagtaaaatatattagcTTTCTTCAGTCTAGTGTATGTTTGCCCAATGGATAAGTGAGATTGGTTTGGCTGTAAATTATGGATTTTCTGTAGAATTGATCTTGCATGGTAATGACTTTCTTATTGCCTCCATAGAAAATCTGCCGTAGACATAGAGGGACTCTAAGTTCTATACACAGCTGTAACGCTAATAACCAAGTGCGTTGTCTTGCAAAGAGAGCATGTGTCAACCAGAACCTGGTATGGATTGGTGTGCGGAAACATAGAAGAGTAAGTAGCAAGGTAGGGCAACCCATGGTTCTCCCTATCCACCATGCCCTAcatatttatgaaataaaaatatattaggaGTGCAGACTAATGATGATCTGTGAGACTTTTTGTCCTGTGGTATATATAGTGCTGTGTAAGTAAGATGGAGATATCTGTGTAAAAATTTGAAATGAGGCATAGTGAAAGCATAGCTGTGACGCATACGTTAAAAAAGCATCCCATCAGAGTCTGGTATATAAATACCAGAGTGTCCTGGTTgcctaaaattatagctagaacAGCTACAAGAGGAGAATTTAGTGATTATGAAAGAGGAGCAATGGTTGGGTCAAGTTTAGCAGGAACTTCAGTGGCCAGGACAATTCAGCTTGCTAATATTTCATGAGCAACGGTGTCTCAAGAGTTGTTCGCATGGATCTCTGAAGGAAAAACATCATCCGTAAAGGGCAACAGGGGCAGAATCGCATTCTCCACAATCATTATGTCCAAGCAATCATTGTAGGTGCAAAAAAAGTGACTAACTACAGATCAGTTGACTGTAAATGTCAACCTGAGAGGAGAGCAGCCAGTTTCATTAAAATGGTCTGACAAGAACTCTGCAGAGCAGGATATCATAGACTGGTTGCTGTGTATTAACCACTCACCACACCTGGCAATGCACATTTGAGAGTTAAGGGGTGCAAAGAGCACAGGTAATGGAGAGAGGTCAAGTGACTCATCCTTTAACATGTTCTCGACAAATGGATGAGGGCACGAGTGGCGCCAACCTAGAGAACACTACAGCCCTGCTGCTTGTTTCCAACAATGAAGGGTTCAAGTGGTTCTATAATGTTGTACAATGCACTTTCCTGCATGGTTTGGGTGCAGTCTATCCCTTACATGGCAATGTCAGTTCTAATGGACACTTAAAAGTACTGAAAGGATTACCTTCACCATCTTCTGGGGTAAAAGTATACCACACCCCACCCAAGCCAATGAGCACTCCCTTCAAGACACCCTTTTCTAGCTTTTACTGGAGACACATGCAGTGAAAATACACCGTCTGTTATAATGACTAGGTATCTTCAATCAGCTGTGCCTCCATTGCAGTACATGTATCATATCTGCCATGCAAGTTCCATGTTCTAATTTTTACGCACTTAGGATACAAATGTTATGTCTTAGCTGGAAACCTTTTGACATTGTGTTTTTCTTGACTGTCCTCCAACTTGCAGAATTGTAATTACATAAATGTGGATAGGAGCAGACTGAACTACACCAACTGGGCTTGTGGACAACGTAAGAGATGTGGAAAATGGTGCACAGCCCTCAATTTGTCAAGTAAGTTTAAAGTGAAAACTACAGAAATGCAGAGAAATAGCCCTGGATATATGAATGCATTGCACAGCAGAGAGCAAGAGGAAaccactgccatctagtggcctcATAAAATGCCCTAGTACATATTTCAAAATGCCTTACAATAGCATAGAAGAATTTACAGTGTTTtgaatgcaatatttatttttgctgcaAAACTTACAAATTTATTACAACTTTGTTTAGTTTCCCTTATatgtattctatttttttctacaccgacattctttttttgtttagtttttttcatgaaactaCTTTGAGACATTAATGAAActagttttaaataaaatgttgatcAGCTATTCAAAAGACTGAAAGCAATTAGAAAAACTGTTCCGTGGATATAACCTgctcttgttttttttatctctcagCTGGAAAGTGGGTCTCCCGCAGATGCAGAGCTCGACTGCCCTTTGTCTGCACCTACTGAGAGTTAGCCAACTCCTAAATGCACAGCCATAACACGCTTAACCAACTATATCtatgggttgttgtttttttaatactgcatttCTACTTTCATTGctctagttttttattttgcattatagcATTAGGTGTGTActatgcatagttgcctactttttgGACGACTCATCCAGGAGGGGCACAGCTCCTGTCATTGTGAGGTGGGGAGGGCCATGATGACACTATTTACATCAAGGTCCCGCttacctctgaaaaatgtgaagaGATTCCGCAGGGTGGTCTGCTCTGCCGGGAGTCAGGGAGAACTTCTAAAAATTTGCAAATCTCTCGTCCATTCCagaaaagttggcatgtatggtgctGTCAGCCGATGACCTCCACTTTAGCCTGGCACTGTGCATAATCATTCTGTCTCCCCTGCTACGTAAATcacatatacataataataaaaaaacaatgcaatGTAAATTATTATGACTTGTGTTTTTACTATATATAATGCTTAATGTGTATGTAAAGTATtggtgttttaaaaataaatgaaaaatactaAGTAATTTTTGGCCCTGAGCTGAGAAAGAAATCTAGAATCAAACTGGGCCCTATGCATTGTGCACTACTGTACCCCTAAATGTAGTTTCTGTTCCAGCCTTACCACTATGAGAAATTGCAGGTACACTAATGCTGTAATAGGAGGTGGTCTATGTATATGCTATAAAAACTCTGTGCGCTCCACTAGTACACCTAGAAACAGTTACACTTATCCCTTGTGCGGATTTCCATGTTGTCCAGTAGATTAATGTGTGGGGTGGTGTTATGGAGTCTGAGGTTTTATTCAAGGATGAGGAGTGGGAGCTAGAGAAAACAAGGAGAAACCTGCTATATGTGTAAGTAATTATACTTATAGAATTGATTGGGAAATGCAGACAGAGtagaggaaaagtagaggtgaCGACAGAAGGAGATACGGGAAGGAAGAGGAGATGATTAAAAAGCATTATAATATAAAggtataaaagagaaaataatggAAATCCAGAGGGATGACGGTCAGTGGGGAGTAGAGTAGAAGAGAGATGCTATCAATTAGCATGCTGTTATTACAGCAGCATTGAAGCAAAATAAATTATAGTTAATGCCAGTGTTGAAATAAAATTTGGGTTATGGAAGCATTAGGGTTTTAAGAGAATAGATGTGCAGAATAAAACTGAGTATAGCTGATAATAAATAACACAAAAGGGCAATATAAAAGCAAATGTAAACAAACAGGAAGGTGCAATTCGGAGGTCTATATCAGGTTCCCGGATGCACTGGAAGCTGGAGAGTGAAGCAGAAGCTAGAAATGAGCAAACAAACTCATGTTTAGATCTTATTTCCAAAACtatccttgtgttttggtttttccccaaaaatgtaaattcaatgaaaaaaatatagaaaggatGGTGATTCAGCGCTCCCTACACATATGGATCTGTGTATACTGCAGCCACGCGGGACCGGAGGGGAAAAtgggaaggggaaggggaaggggaaggaTGAAGGGTGGCTCAACCCTTAGAcacagtattaataataataatccctgggCGCATAGACAATGTACcttgtataaaacaatttaataaatcatataatggtatatttatacagtgctgtacataaacaCATGATTAGCAGTAATAAATGACCTTTTAGTGGTAGATCACTACCAGCCCCTTGCATATAACAACCATAGGTAGCAACCTTAGAAGggcaataatgaaaaaaaatacatatgataATTGTATATCAGCTAGTAGCCAACCGGGCTGACCGTGTGTGCAACAACGCTGAGTTATAGTCCAACAAGTATCTTGTATTAATCACAAACAATGTCCAAATGTGGATTCCATAAATCCATACCTCCTGGGTGAGGATATGTAACAAGTAAAATTGGTGCAGGCAGTAAATGATCCCCAAATAGGGATAGTTCAGTCCCGAAACAAATCCTGGTTTATGAGTATTTTTATGCCAGACAGGTCCATCGGGTGAGCCCAAATATGGAGACTGGTTGAAGGACTTACCCTTAGTGAAGCGGATTGCGAATCACAAAGTTGTGGATAGTCCTAACCTGAAAACGCTCCCTTGTGTTTTTTGGGCCCATTGCCGTGGAGATGTTGTCACGTCCTGttgcctggcggaagtgtccgtcttgaaatgaatgttcttgcgcatgcgcatgcgactGTGATACCGCCGCTCGTAGCGGTGGGTTTGGATATGGTTGTTCTCAGCGATAACTGCAAAGAACAGTGCAGTGTGTTATTATGTGGcttcaaccaacgcgtttcaccttggggcttcctcaTTGATTGTTTTATACAAGGTACATTGTCTATGCGCCCagggattattatttattaatttaatgaaaaaaatggcTAAAAAAACACGTAATTTTGAGCTTTTTGTTCCTACAAGAGTATTTGACATTAACATTAATATAAACTCATTTAAAGTAAAATTTATAATGATCACCTCACAATTATCTATATTAGGGGTCATTTAGTAGTTGGACACATTAGCATCTAAAATGTACAAGTGAATTGCCAGCTGCAAAAATGCCCATTAcgtgcttattttgagatgtatgtatCTTAAGATAAGTGCAATTCAAAACAGTTTGTTGTGTCATAAACAGACACATCTCCAGCgtattcagcacagggctgagcTGCCTATGGGAATCaggactgaaaaaaaataattaaggggggaaaaaaaaccctctCCCAATCCTTAGTTCTCCCCTTTGTTATACTGCCAAATATCAGTGAAATAAAAACCATTTGAAAtagtgcagccaggacaattaagCCTACTGTGcatgtgaaaacaaaagaaaagctaGTCTAGCgctgtaaaacaaacaatatataaatcactatgtgtcatgtAGACCTATTTTGGGATAAGCTGGGCTTCCCCACTTCTTTTccatcttatttttttcttttatagtaaACCAAAGTTTAAAGAGTAAAAAAACATACTAAACAATGCGAACGTGGTCCTCTTGGAGCCATGACGCGTAAGACAGACTGGCATGCTTGGTAAAAACTGTGACGTTATATAGCTACAGAGTGCGTTGGTAGTTAGTCAGCGGTGATACAACATCATGGATTTTTCCTCAAACTCCATAGTTAGCAGTTGGAGGCTTTGTACTGGTATCCAAAGATCCCAACAAGCCGGGTTA
The nucleotide sequence above comes from Mixophyes fleayi isolate aMixFle1 chromosome 6, aMixFle1.hap1, whole genome shotgun sequence. Encoded proteins:
- the LOC142160607 gene encoding proteoglycan 3-like, with the protein product MEDWAQNDFDFTETTDQCDLEETADPDCQEDGSDLTDDLLTSDLSLCHNATVEKGTGHTDICPDKGTCSFHVFSIRRFFGRAQKICRRHRGTLSSIHSCNANNQVRCLAKRACVNQNLVWIGVRKHRRNCNYINVDRSRLNYTNWACGQRKRCGKWCTALNLSTGKWVSRRCRARLPFVCTY